A genome region from Eschrichtius robustus isolate mEscRob2 chromosome 4, mEscRob2.pri, whole genome shotgun sequence includes the following:
- the HNRNPDL gene encoding heterogeneous nuclear ribonucleoprotein D-like isoform X3 yields the protein MEVPPRLSHVPPPLFPSAPATLASRSLSHWRPRAPRQLAPLLPSLAPSSARQGTRRAQRHVTAQQPSRLAGGAAIKGGRRRRPDLFRRHFKSSSIQRSAAAASATRIARQRLPADNSAAMEDVNEYSNIEEFAEGSKINASKNQQDDGKMFIGGLSWDTSKKDLTEYLSRFGEVVDCTIKTDPVTGRSRGFGFVLFKDAASVDKVLEMKEHKLDGKLIDPKRAKALKGKEPPKKVFVGGLSPDTSEEQIKEYFGAFGEIENIELPMDTKTNERRGFCFITYTDEEPVKKLLESRYHQIGSGKCEIKVAQPKEVYRQQQQQQKGGRGAVAGGRGGTRGRGRGQGQNWNQGFNNYYDQGYGNYNSAYGGDQNYSGYGGYDYTGYNYGNYGYGQGYTDYSGQQSTYGKASRGGGNHQNNYQPY from the exons ATGGAGGTCCCGCCCCGGCTTTCCCATGTGCCGCCGCCATTGTTCCCCTCCGCTCCCGCTACTTTAGCCTCCCGCAGCCTCTCCCATTGGCGGCCGAGGGCGCCGCGGCAGCTCGCCCCGCTCCTCCCTTCGCTCGCTCCGAGCTCCGCCCGGCAGGGGACGCGCCGGGCCCAGCGCCACGTCACCGCCCAGCAGCCCTCCCGATTGGCGGGCGGGGCGGCTATAAAGGGAGGGCGCAGGCGGCGCCCGGATCTCTTCCGCCGCCATTTTAAATCCAGCTCCATACAACGTTCTGCCGCCGCTGCTTCCGCGACACGGATTGCGCGCCAGCGCCTCCCGGCCGACAACTCAGCCGCTATGGAAGATGTGAACGAGTACAGCAACATAGAGGAATTCGCAGAGGGATCCAAGATCAACGCGAGCAAGAATCAGCAGGATGACGG TAAAATGTTTATTGGAGGCTTGAGCTGGGATACAAGCAAGAAAGATCTGACTGAATATTTGTCTCGATTTGGGGAAGTTGTAGACTGCACAATTAAAACAGATCCAGTCACTGGAAGATCAAGAGGATTTGGATTTGTGCTTTTCAAAGATGCTGCTAGTGTTGATAAG GTTTTGGAAATGAAAGAACACAAGCTGGATGGCAAATTGATAGACCCTAAAAGAGCCAAAGCTTTAAAAGGGAAGGAACCCCCTAAAAAGGTTTTTGTGGGTGGATTGAGCCCAGATACTtcagaagaacaaattaaagaatattttggaGCCTTTGGAGAG ATTGAAAATATTGAACTTcccatggatacaaaaacaaatgaaagaagaggATTTTGTTTTATTACATATACAGACGAAGAGCCAGTAAAGAAATTGTTAGAAAGCAGATATCATCAAATTGGTTCTGGGAAG tgtGAAATCAAAGTTGCACAACCCAAAGAGGTATATaggcagcaacagcaacaacaaaaaggaggaagaggtgcTGTAGCTGGTGGACGAGGTGGTACTAGGGGTCGTGGCCGAG GTCAGGGCCAAAACTGGAACCAAGGATTTAATAACTATTATGATCAAGGATATGGAAATTACAATAGTGCCTATGGTGGTGATCAAAACTATAGTGGCTATGGCGGCTATGATTATACTGGGTATAACTATGGGAACTATGGATATGGACAGGGATATACAGACTACAGTG GCCAACAGAGCACTTACGGCAAGGCATCTCGAGGGGGTGGCAATCACCAAAATAATTACCAGCCATACTAA
- the HNRNPDL gene encoding heterogeneous nuclear ribonucleoprotein D-like isoform X1 encodes MEVPPRLSHVPPPLFPSAPATLASRSLSHWRPRAPRQLAPLLPSLAPSSARQGTRRAQRHVTAQQPSRLAGGAAIKGGRRRRPDLFRRHFKSSSIQRSAAAASATRIARQRLPADNSAAMEDVNEYSNIEEFAEGSKINASKNQQDDGKMFIGGLSWDTSKKDLTEYLSRFGEVVDCTIKTDPVTGRSRGFGFVLFKDAASVDKVLEMKEHKLDGKLIDPKRAKALKGKEPPKKVFVGGLSPDTSEEQIKEYFGAFGEIENIELPMDTKTNERRGFCFITYTDEEPVKKLLESRYHQIGSGKVRAKTGTKDLITIMIKDMEITIVPMVVIKTIVAMAAMIILGITMGTMDMDRDIQTTVANRALTARHLEGVAITKIITSHTKRGRWRKQRELHCRPCVTLTTSISGGRTLRAERKAYTRKRCPVVWSLPTSCTSVKIKVENFRLWLLF; translated from the exons ATGGAGGTCCCGCCCCGGCTTTCCCATGTGCCGCCGCCATTGTTCCCCTCCGCTCCCGCTACTTTAGCCTCCCGCAGCCTCTCCCATTGGCGGCCGAGGGCGCCGCGGCAGCTCGCCCCGCTCCTCCCTTCGCTCGCTCCGAGCTCCGCCCGGCAGGGGACGCGCCGGGCCCAGCGCCACGTCACCGCCCAGCAGCCCTCCCGATTGGCGGGCGGGGCGGCTATAAAGGGAGGGCGCAGGCGGCGCCCGGATCTCTTCCGCCGCCATTTTAAATCCAGCTCCATACAACGTTCTGCCGCCGCTGCTTCCGCGACACGGATTGCGCGCCAGCGCCTCCCGGCCGACAACTCAGCCGCTATGGAAGATGTGAACGAGTACAGCAACATAGAGGAATTCGCAGAGGGATCCAAGATCAACGCGAGCAAGAATCAGCAGGATGACGG TAAAATGTTTATTGGAGGCTTGAGCTGGGATACAAGCAAGAAAGATCTGACTGAATATTTGTCTCGATTTGGGGAAGTTGTAGACTGCACAATTAAAACAGATCCAGTCACTGGAAGATCAAGAGGATTTGGATTTGTGCTTTTCAAAGATGCTGCTAGTGTTGATAAG GTTTTGGAAATGAAAGAACACAAGCTGGATGGCAAATTGATAGACCCTAAAAGAGCCAAAGCTTTAAAAGGGAAGGAACCCCCTAAAAAGGTTTTTGTGGGTGGATTGAGCCCAGATACTtcagaagaacaaattaaagaatattttggaGCCTTTGGAGAG ATTGAAAATATTGAACTTcccatggatacaaaaacaaatgaaagaagaggATTTTGTTTTATTACATATACAGACGAAGAGCCAGTAAAGAAATTGTTAGAAAGCAGATATCATCAAATTGGTTCTGGGAAG GTCAGGGCCAAAACTGGAACCAAGGATTTAATAACTATTATGATCAAGGATATGGAAATTACAATAGTGCCTATGGTGGTGATCAAAACTATAGTGGCTATGGCGGCTATGATTATACTGGGTATAACTATGGGAACTATGGATATGGACAGGGATATACAGACTACAGTG GCCAACAGAGCACTTACGGCAAGGCATCTCGAGGGGGTGGCAATCACCAAAATAATTACCAGCCATACTAAAAGGGGACGTTGGAGAAAACAG CGGGAACTTCATTGCAGGCCGTGTGTCACCCTGACCACGTCTATCTCTGGGGGTCGCACGTTGCGGGCAGAGCGCAAGGCATACACCAGAAAACGCTGTCCTGTGGTATGGTCTCTTCCAACTTCATGTACCAGCGTAAAGATTAAAGTGGAAAACTTCAGACTTTggcttcttttttaa
- the HNRNPDL gene encoding heterogeneous nuclear ribonucleoprotein D-like isoform X2, with protein sequence MEVPPRLSHVPPPLFPSAPATLASRSLSHWRPRAPRQLAPLLPSLAPSSARQGTRRAQRHVTAQQPSRLAGGAAIKGGRRRRPDLFRRHFKSSSIQRSAAAASATRIARQRLPADNSAAMEDVNEYSNIEEFAEGSKINASKNQQDDGKMFIGGLSWDTSKKDLTEYLSRFGEVVDCTIKTDPVTGRSRGFGFVLFKDAASVDKVLEMKEHKLDGKLIDPKRAKALKGKEPPKKVFVGGLSPDTSEEQIKEYFGAFGEIENIELPMDTKTNERRGFCFITYTDEEPVKKLLESRYHQIGSGKVRAKTGTKDLITIMIKDMEITIVPMVVIKTIVAMAAMIILGITMGTMDMDRDIQTTVANRALTARHLEGVAITKIITSHTKRGRWRKQRELHCRPCVTLTTSISGGRTLRAERKAYTRKRCPVEEIAKVTHLAGRQ encoded by the exons ATGGAGGTCCCGCCCCGGCTTTCCCATGTGCCGCCGCCATTGTTCCCCTCCGCTCCCGCTACTTTAGCCTCCCGCAGCCTCTCCCATTGGCGGCCGAGGGCGCCGCGGCAGCTCGCCCCGCTCCTCCCTTCGCTCGCTCCGAGCTCCGCCCGGCAGGGGACGCGCCGGGCCCAGCGCCACGTCACCGCCCAGCAGCCCTCCCGATTGGCGGGCGGGGCGGCTATAAAGGGAGGGCGCAGGCGGCGCCCGGATCTCTTCCGCCGCCATTTTAAATCCAGCTCCATACAACGTTCTGCCGCCGCTGCTTCCGCGACACGGATTGCGCGCCAGCGCCTCCCGGCCGACAACTCAGCCGCTATGGAAGATGTGAACGAGTACAGCAACATAGAGGAATTCGCAGAGGGATCCAAGATCAACGCGAGCAAGAATCAGCAGGATGACGG TAAAATGTTTATTGGAGGCTTGAGCTGGGATACAAGCAAGAAAGATCTGACTGAATATTTGTCTCGATTTGGGGAAGTTGTAGACTGCACAATTAAAACAGATCCAGTCACTGGAAGATCAAGAGGATTTGGATTTGTGCTTTTCAAAGATGCTGCTAGTGTTGATAAG GTTTTGGAAATGAAAGAACACAAGCTGGATGGCAAATTGATAGACCCTAAAAGAGCCAAAGCTTTAAAAGGGAAGGAACCCCCTAAAAAGGTTTTTGTGGGTGGATTGAGCCCAGATACTtcagaagaacaaattaaagaatattttggaGCCTTTGGAGAG ATTGAAAATATTGAACTTcccatggatacaaaaacaaatgaaagaagaggATTTTGTTTTATTACATATACAGACGAAGAGCCAGTAAAGAAATTGTTAGAAAGCAGATATCATCAAATTGGTTCTGGGAAG GTCAGGGCCAAAACTGGAACCAAGGATTTAATAACTATTATGATCAAGGATATGGAAATTACAATAGTGCCTATGGTGGTGATCAAAACTATAGTGGCTATGGCGGCTATGATTATACTGGGTATAACTATGGGAACTATGGATATGGACAGGGATATACAGACTACAGTG GCCAACAGAGCACTTACGGCAAGGCATCTCGAGGGGGTGGCAATCACCAAAATAATTACCAGCCATACTAAAAGGGGACGTTGGAGAAAACAG CGGGAACTTCATTGCAGGCCGTGTGTCACCCTGACCACGTCTATCTCTGGGGGTCGCACGTTGCGGGCAGAGCGCAAGGCATACACCAGAAAACGCTGTCCTGTG gaagAGATTGCTAAAGTAACCCATCTTGCAGGACGACAGTGA
- the HNRNPDL gene encoding heterogeneous nuclear ribonucleoprotein D-like isoform X4, producing the protein MEVPPRLSHVPPPLFPSAPATLASRSLSHWRPRAPRQLAPLLPSLAPSSARQGTRRAQRHVTAQQPSRLAGGAAIKGGRRRRPDLFRRHFKSSSIQRSAAAASATRIARQRLPADNSAAMEDVNEYSNIEEFAEGSKINASKNQQDDGKMFIGGLSWDTSKKDLTEYLSRFGEVVDCTIKTDPVTGRSRGFGFVLFKDAASVDKVLEMKEHKLDGKLIDPKRAKALKGKEPPKKVFVGGLSPDTSEEQIKEYFGAFGEIENIELPMDTKTNERRGFCFITYTDEEPVKKLLESRYHQIGSGKVRAKTGTKDLITIMIKDMEITIVPMVVIKTIVAMAAMIILGITMGTMDMDRDIQTTVANRALTARHLEGVAITKIITSHTKRGRWRKQEEIAKVTHLAGRQ; encoded by the exons ATGGAGGTCCCGCCCCGGCTTTCCCATGTGCCGCCGCCATTGTTCCCCTCCGCTCCCGCTACTTTAGCCTCCCGCAGCCTCTCCCATTGGCGGCCGAGGGCGCCGCGGCAGCTCGCCCCGCTCCTCCCTTCGCTCGCTCCGAGCTCCGCCCGGCAGGGGACGCGCCGGGCCCAGCGCCACGTCACCGCCCAGCAGCCCTCCCGATTGGCGGGCGGGGCGGCTATAAAGGGAGGGCGCAGGCGGCGCCCGGATCTCTTCCGCCGCCATTTTAAATCCAGCTCCATACAACGTTCTGCCGCCGCTGCTTCCGCGACACGGATTGCGCGCCAGCGCCTCCCGGCCGACAACTCAGCCGCTATGGAAGATGTGAACGAGTACAGCAACATAGAGGAATTCGCAGAGGGATCCAAGATCAACGCGAGCAAGAATCAGCAGGATGACGG TAAAATGTTTATTGGAGGCTTGAGCTGGGATACAAGCAAGAAAGATCTGACTGAATATTTGTCTCGATTTGGGGAAGTTGTAGACTGCACAATTAAAACAGATCCAGTCACTGGAAGATCAAGAGGATTTGGATTTGTGCTTTTCAAAGATGCTGCTAGTGTTGATAAG GTTTTGGAAATGAAAGAACACAAGCTGGATGGCAAATTGATAGACCCTAAAAGAGCCAAAGCTTTAAAAGGGAAGGAACCCCCTAAAAAGGTTTTTGTGGGTGGATTGAGCCCAGATACTtcagaagaacaaattaaagaatattttggaGCCTTTGGAGAG ATTGAAAATATTGAACTTcccatggatacaaaaacaaatgaaagaagaggATTTTGTTTTATTACATATACAGACGAAGAGCCAGTAAAGAAATTGTTAGAAAGCAGATATCATCAAATTGGTTCTGGGAAG GTCAGGGCCAAAACTGGAACCAAGGATTTAATAACTATTATGATCAAGGATATGGAAATTACAATAGTGCCTATGGTGGTGATCAAAACTATAGTGGCTATGGCGGCTATGATTATACTGGGTATAACTATGGGAACTATGGATATGGACAGGGATATACAGACTACAGTG GCCAACAGAGCACTTACGGCAAGGCATCTCGAGGGGGTGGCAATCACCAAAATAATTACCAGCCATACTAAAAGGGGACGTTGGAGAAAACAG gaagAGATTGCTAAAGTAACCCATCTTGCAGGACGACAGTGA
- the HNRNPDL gene encoding heterogeneous nuclear ribonucleoprotein D-like isoform X5 yields the protein MEVPPRLSHVPPPLFPSAPATLASRSLSHWRPRAPRQLAPLLPSLAPSSARQGTRRAQRHVTAQQPSRLAGGAAIKGGRRRRPDLFRRHFKSSSIQRSAAAASATRIARQRLPADNSAAMEDVNEYSNIEEFAEGSKINASKNQQDDGKMFIGGLSWDTSKKDLTEYLSRFGEVVDCTIKTDPVTGRSRGFGFVLFKDAASVDKVLEMKEHKLDGKLIDPKRAKALKGKEPPKKVFVGGLSPDTSEEQIKEYFGAFGEIENIELPMDTKTNERRGFCFITYTDEEPVKKLLESRYHQIGSGKCEIKVAQPKEVYRQQQQQQKGGRGAVAGGRGGTRGRGRGQQSTYGKASRGGGNHQNNYQPY from the exons ATGGAGGTCCCGCCCCGGCTTTCCCATGTGCCGCCGCCATTGTTCCCCTCCGCTCCCGCTACTTTAGCCTCCCGCAGCCTCTCCCATTGGCGGCCGAGGGCGCCGCGGCAGCTCGCCCCGCTCCTCCCTTCGCTCGCTCCGAGCTCCGCCCGGCAGGGGACGCGCCGGGCCCAGCGCCACGTCACCGCCCAGCAGCCCTCCCGATTGGCGGGCGGGGCGGCTATAAAGGGAGGGCGCAGGCGGCGCCCGGATCTCTTCCGCCGCCATTTTAAATCCAGCTCCATACAACGTTCTGCCGCCGCTGCTTCCGCGACACGGATTGCGCGCCAGCGCCTCCCGGCCGACAACTCAGCCGCTATGGAAGATGTGAACGAGTACAGCAACATAGAGGAATTCGCAGAGGGATCCAAGATCAACGCGAGCAAGAATCAGCAGGATGACGG TAAAATGTTTATTGGAGGCTTGAGCTGGGATACAAGCAAGAAAGATCTGACTGAATATTTGTCTCGATTTGGGGAAGTTGTAGACTGCACAATTAAAACAGATCCAGTCACTGGAAGATCAAGAGGATTTGGATTTGTGCTTTTCAAAGATGCTGCTAGTGTTGATAAG GTTTTGGAAATGAAAGAACACAAGCTGGATGGCAAATTGATAGACCCTAAAAGAGCCAAAGCTTTAAAAGGGAAGGAACCCCCTAAAAAGGTTTTTGTGGGTGGATTGAGCCCAGATACTtcagaagaacaaattaaagaatattttggaGCCTTTGGAGAG ATTGAAAATATTGAACTTcccatggatacaaaaacaaatgaaagaagaggATTTTGTTTTATTACATATACAGACGAAGAGCCAGTAAAGAAATTGTTAGAAAGCAGATATCATCAAATTGGTTCTGGGAAG tgtGAAATCAAAGTTGCACAACCCAAAGAGGTATATaggcagcaacagcaacaacaaaaaggaggaagaggtgcTGTAGCTGGTGGACGAGGTGGTACTAGGGGTCGTGGCCGAG GCCAACAGAGCACTTACGGCAAGGCATCTCGAGGGGGTGGCAATCACCAAAATAATTACCAGCCATACTAA